The segment CACATCAAGGGGAGACAGCAGAGGTCATGGGATAGGAAAGGGGATGTAAGTCTTTCCAGGTGTCCGTGACCAAAGAAAGGAAGATAAAGAAAAGAGGACAATAAAATCCTCAGGTGAAAAGCAAATGACTTGTTTCTAACAGAGTAAACTTTTCTGAGAGAGAGCAGAAAGAGGACGGTGCTTGATGCAGGCTCTCTCATTTGTTTGAAATGGTTATGAATGAGTGCGGTGgccccacccccccacctctctctctttcaaccCCCTAGATGCTGGCCCTGCCCAGGATAAAATGCAGGACAACTCAGCCGGTGCCTCCACAGAAGAcaggactgactgactgactgcgcACAGCAGAGCGTGAGGCCGTTCACTGACTGCTTCACTGCCCCGTGCTAGCTGCCACACACTCGCTGACTGCCgctcactctgacacacacagacacactctcactgcctctctctctgtcgcaAACACACACCGGCTCTCTCCCTCCCATACtcgctctctccttctctctctctctctctctctctctctttctctctttcagtatcacacactcacacatacacacacatacatgcacacagtcaGTCACCAACCCTCATTCAACTCCCTCTCAGCCACGGGTCAGCAGCTCAGACAGGCACCTTGTTCCTATTCAGCTGGAAAGAGTAGAGCATCGcaaggtgcacacacacatacttaaacacactgaaacacacctatccatacacacagacaaacacaaatacacacacacatgcgcatcCTCATACAGCCAAGGACTTTATCTGTGGTACGGGAAAGAAGACCTCAGTCCAAGGAGGACAACAAACAGGAGCAACACTAAAGAGGAACTTTCAGAGGTGGATTCATAAATTTACAGCACTCCATGAAAGGATCGGACAAATAGAACCAAAAACAAGACTGAAGATGACAACTGGAGAAACTTTGACAAGCCTGTTGCTGTAGGAAGGCCTGCTGTCAGCCTGAAGTGGAGATTGGTCATCTGTGACATCCAAAGGATCTGCTGTGAGTGCCATTTCCCACCCTTCTCTCTTCAGGACTCCCACCCTCTTGTCATCCCTCCATTGGGACATCTCGCCATCATCAGCATGCCTACAGCTTGCACAAGGTGCACCTTGGGAGTCTGACCCACCATGTGCAGATGGACGCCGTCCGTAGCTCATCTCAGTCCTGAACCTGCCCTTGCCACCACCACTATCGCAGCCTCTGCCGGGCGACCTCTCCCCTTACCCAGCGCAGCCTCCCTTTGCCTGGCATGCTTCACCCTACTCCTGGTCACGGCTGGCACCGCCACAGGGGCCTGTCCTCCTGGGGTTGGACATGAACCCCTGCAGGTGCTGGCGAGTGGCATCAACTGTTCATGGACGTTGGAAAGGCACACTCGCAGTTACAATCACCTAGAGGGCGACGTCCGACTACGGCGACTTTACTCCGCCAACAAGTTCTTCCTCTGCATTGACAAAACAGGCAAGGTGGACGGCACTCGGCGGAAAAACTACGCAGACAGTAAGTGCATCTAAGTTCTGTAGCTCCTATGTGTGTCAAAGAGAGGACAGGATGCCCTGTGAcgttctcttttttatttttatggctGGACTCTTATCTTTTCACTTTTATAGCAGTTCATAGGGATACCCTATGGTTCTATCACTGCTGAGctatttgtgttgtgtttggagCATGAGAGACTCGTTGCTAGGTAAGAAGGGAATACCCTAGTGTGGATTTAGACTCCTCATGGGAAAGCCGGCACAAGAAAGCTGACTTGAGGAGAGACATTGAGCATCAGTTGGCAATGCAAACTGggcttggaaaaaaaaagtttcactgGGGATTAACTTGTCAAAACTGTGACGAACGTGCTACAGTTTTAAGTAGCAGGTGTAAATGAGAACATATTCTTCCAACATATGCAAACACGGATGCACGCGTTTTGTTCATGGTTTGATTTGTCTTAAATAATGAGACAGCAGACGTCAGATTTAaagtgctgagaaaaaaaagcttcaatTTAAAGCCTCATGCAATCTGCATTTGTATTTGTGCTTTCTTTGTTGAGCAATTTACTGTTTGCCATCATACTTTTTgacactcacagacacagctgTAAATCCCTCTACAGAGTCTCATATGATTGTGGCTCTCTGTTGCACCACACAATAATAAATCTTAGCAGCTTCTCAGGCGGGACAACGTTCAGCGGGCAATGGTGCAGTTCCAGAAAGGCCCAGATAGGTTATTGTGTAGTCTGTATCTGTGGCTCAGAGACACCTGAGTAGAGGTTGCTCATACAGCAGCCGTGCCTCTTCACCGTGTCCATCAATGGACGTCTTTCAGATGCCTGACCAGGTCAGATGAGCCGAGTCTGGTCGTGatctgacctcctcctcctccattagTCAcaggctgactgactgactggatAGCCCTTAGAGACGTTTATGCCTTTGACGGTAATATTTATGCATTTGGTCGTTAATGCCTTTTTATACAAGTGGGTGAGTCAGAGTTTTTCCATACGGCTACCGGGGGCTGGAGCAGCTGCTGCGTCCAGCCAACAGGCCAGCCAGTCTGTTGCCACTGTTTCAATAAGCTCCAAGCTGCAGACTGGATGACATTTGTTAACCTGTCGGGATTAGTCACCTGGCAGAATCTtttaaaaccacacacactgGTAGAAATTCAAGTTGAGATGAATTATTACTGTGTTAAATCTGGACCTGTGGGCTTCTCCAAGTTGGGACATTATTCTCTCATATTAGTGGTAATATATGTCAGCTACCATAATAAAATATTGCTCCCAAACTGTGCTTGAATTTGACACTTCAGAGGTCATGCTGGAAGAGTGGTAGCAATACCAATCTGGCAACATGAGGGAGTTTGAATTGAAACAAGTGCTCAGAGTCTTTGGAAAGCAGCAAAAGTTATAAGTTAGAAATCCATGCTTGTTCTTGCCATGTCATTAATGCTTATGTGGTTGCAGTAGCTCTCTGTGAAAAAGTGCAGTCCTCTTAAATATAATGTCCTCATACACTTTAGCCATCATCCTCTCATTTCCTTTGGTGGAAAGAACGATTCTATCTGCTCGCTCGCACAGAGCGAGGGTGTGTACCTGCACCCTGAGCTGAGCACAGCGCCAAACCAGCGGTCATGTAGACTTTGTGGTCAGCCTGTGGTTGCGCCTCACAATGGGGCAGATCTGGTTTAAGGCCGTTTTGaggtctcactctgtttctgtgtgaggCTACCGTTACTGCCATCACATAAGGAGGCTTTCAATCAGACTTAAAGCCTCCTGACCCAGACAATTTCTTGATACTGATACGGTGGCCATGCTATAGATTAGAGTGGCAGGACAAGCAGGAAGTTGTGCATATTTCATGACGAGCGGTGACGCAGAGTGCAACATGGGCAGAAAGTCTCACACAAGAAAGAGGACACATTTCTTCTCAGGATGTTAGCTTAACTTTTGACATATCTTTTTTTAtctaatatgaaataaaaaaagtttgagaTTTGAGTTTTTGcactcaagcacacacacacacacacacacacacacacacacatagacaaatGCAGACATACACATTGTTGGAGGCACAGCTCTGTTTTGGCCTGTTTTACAATTCCCACATTCTTCCATTGCTTTGTGCAACATTAATCTACACTAGCTGAGCCTAGCATGCAGCTTCCCCGAGCGCTGCCCAGCAGTCTGGCCGAcccctcctgtcctctgtgttgCCCTTACACTCTTGTCGACACAGCTATATTGCCCCGACAGCTCTGCCTGCTACACCCAGGCCCCGGCCCTCACCTCCACCCCACTCAGTTTTTCCAGCCCCAACTCCCAACTCCCTCTCAGGTGCAAAAACAGTTGGAATTAGTCAACAGGCTCTCTGCTAATTGAGGTTGGAAAATATTGTATCAATCCCAGTGGAGCAGGGGCATGGAACAGCTGAGGGAAGAGGCGAGATGGAGAAAGACATGAGAGAGCCGAACAGGGTTGACGGGAGATAGAGaaaatcacaaaacacaaatagtACATAAATGCGTATTTGTTTGTCAGTCTTGCTTTTTAGTTTATGAGGAATTAGCTACAAGTATGACATGCAAAAATATTGTTCAGCAGTCTTTAAAAGGCCTCATCAGGTGCTATTAAAGGACAGATAAGAGATTAAATGCTGTCTGAGTGATGAAATTCAAAACTTCCATCCGCAACAGACAGATCAGGCTGAATGTGTATCAGTATCATCTCCAAAATGTCCTGAGAAAAATGTCCTGCCTTGAGAgcacacatgcagaaacatacacaagcatacactcaaacacacacaaacgcttTAGTTTCAGGTGTCAATTCATGACGTCTGTTCTGTAGAATCAGGCACTCTGTACTGTAAGCTTACCATAAGCTTCAATACatttgttaatcaaatcagaGACAGACATCAGATAAGATGCAAGACTTGACTATCATCCGCATGTGAAACTGCTCGCTCTAAATATAGATCCAACTCCATACAGCTATCATCAAAGTTTCTAAAAATAACTTGTTGAAATAGCCACGAGAAGAGACAAAGTACAGAAGTTTGAGGGAGCGAAGGGGAGGGCCTcgacatgtttttcttttgaccTATGGCAAAGCAGAAAATGATCGAGGGGAAAAATACACCCAAATGTTTACAAAAGCTCCAAAGGCAGGTACGCATCATATCCTGTCCTGGGTCATCGGTCATTGCCTGCTAATTAGACAGTGCTGCAGCACAACAGCTGCGTGGGCACGCCCAGCAACCATTTCATAATCAATGTAAATCATAAAGTACAGTAGTATGG is part of the Epinephelus moara isolate mb chromosome 10, YSFRI_EMoa_1.0, whole genome shotgun sequence genome and harbors:
- the fgf22 gene encoding fibroblast growth factor 22, which gives rise to MCRWTPSVAHLSPEPALATTTIAASAGRPLPLPSAASLCLACFTLLLVTAGTATGACPPGVGHEPLQVLASGINCSWTLERHTRSYNHLEGDVRLRRLYSANKFFLCIDKTGKVDGTRRKNYADSLMEIRSVSVGVVAIKSVSTGLYLAMSKKGTLFGSVKYNPSCKFKERIEENGYNTYASLRWKHGGRQMFVSLNGRGKPRRGHKARRRHPSTHFLPMLPS